Proteins from a genomic interval of Pseudodesulfovibrio nedwellii:
- a CDS encoding MFS transporter, which translates to MSKLFRGPKFDSAHKMILLAVMYFCQAIPLGYIFGSLPVIMRENNVSLVRIGGLFILHLPWAFKFLYASWVDHHYIPFLGRRRSWIFPLQWVAAVLLLVAAQTPPDTAYNAMFLVLMMLNIVMATNDIAVDGYALDILEEHERSCGNTIQAGARYVGLFLGGGLMLTLHHSFGWKALCIVLSAVVFLLSLPVLFHREIPPVYRKYANRKEQPAGVLAFLRRRDVLWLLPVLIAPTAFAFSSIQMRAPLFVDLGLDSSTLGRLMMHYAVPLGVVGTVATAWFLNRFGPRSFLRLFCVGTILLAIYAVHLSHGGGVTLWEAGVILSADNILMGGINVWGFTLMMRISVGRNSGTGFAVLSSLFILVPLVAAPLMGKLGDVSGFPFLYTLLTGLMVTGFIIAETALWLSRRGGQREALAKVVVEGPLEKVPRR; encoded by the coding sequence ATGAGTAAGTTGTTTCGTGGGCCGAAGTTTGATTCGGCCCACAAGATGATTCTGTTGGCTGTCATGTATTTCTGCCAAGCTATCCCCCTGGGGTATATCTTTGGCAGTCTGCCGGTGATCATGCGTGAAAACAACGTGTCTCTGGTCCGTATCGGCGGGCTTTTCATTCTGCATCTCCCATGGGCTTTCAAGTTCCTTTACGCTTCTTGGGTGGACCATCATTATATCCCCTTTCTGGGGCGTCGTCGGTCGTGGATATTCCCTTTGCAATGGGTCGCCGCAGTCCTCTTGTTGGTAGCGGCACAGACCCCTCCGGATACGGCCTATAACGCCATGTTTCTGGTGTTGATGATGTTGAATATAGTGATGGCTACGAATGATATCGCCGTTGACGGCTATGCCTTGGACATACTGGAAGAACACGAGCGTTCGTGTGGCAATACCATTCAGGCCGGAGCAAGGTATGTTGGATTGTTTCTCGGTGGTGGATTGATGCTCACCTTACATCATTCTTTTGGTTGGAAAGCCTTGTGCATTGTCCTGTCTGCCGTGGTCTTCCTGCTCAGCCTTCCCGTGCTGTTCCACAGGGAGATCCCGCCGGTTTATCGCAAGTACGCGAATCGAAAGGAACAGCCTGCCGGAGTCCTGGCTTTTTTGCGCAGGCGGGACGTCCTCTGGCTGTTACCCGTACTTATTGCCCCGACGGCCTTTGCCTTTAGCAGCATCCAGATGCGTGCTCCGTTGTTTGTAGACCTTGGGTTGGATTCTTCCACTCTGGGTAGACTCATGATGCACTACGCTGTTCCTTTGGGAGTGGTCGGAACTGTTGCCACCGCATGGTTTCTTAACCGCTTCGGCCCCCGCTCCTTTCTTCGTTTGTTTTGTGTCGGTACCATCCTGCTTGCGATCTATGCTGTGCATCTGTCCCATGGCGGGGGTGTTACCCTTTGGGAAGCTGGTGTCATCCTGTCTGCTGATAATATCCTTATGGGTGGCATCAATGTATGGGGCTTCACCCTGATGATGCGTATCAGCGTCGGACGGAACTCGGGTACGGGGTTCGCTGTGCTGAGTAGTCTGTTCATTCTGGTCCCTCTCGTCGCTGCCCCGTTGATGGGGAAATTGGGAGATGTCAGCGGGTTCCCCTTTCTCTACACCTTGCTCACCGGTCTAATGGTTACTGGCTTTATTATCGCGGAGACAGCCCTTTGGTTGTCGCGTAGAGGGGGGCAACGGGAGGCTCTTGCAAAAGTTGTTGTTGAGGGTCCTTTGGAGAAGGTCCCAAGGAGGTAG
- a CDS encoding TonB-dependent receptor — protein MRVVIWSFVFSVFIMGICPEAWAASGDEKTVSNDLILEPVVVKAEKRSEEAQNVPASITVLEQNDIREMGIADMSDLAEHVPNLEFHDFGSSRHGLLFLRGIKSLPGEGPGTGFNVDGVSYSKSYMFGFPLFDVDRIEVLRGAQGTLYGRNTTGGVINIYTAQPGNEFTSTIGTTFGNFGAKELRANVSGPLIEDKLFLGLYGLGDVEEGFMENDVDTGGDDGRSKEGKAGRVKLRYLASEDWDMTLSLDAQHRDDGAFPCRRTERNAYVQGNIFPADDEYHYSHDFEGSQDVDFWGAGLDSKWTTALGTVQSITGYRGYDSSEWIDADFSPLDFMRKSYRQVDKDFSQEFRMMSPDGNGPLKWIAGLYLFHLDSETRVDNIFGADAPSPGMMVQFDTDRQNTGCALFGEGTYTLFSKLDLTLGLRGEYEHAEGDSTRTNVQADGTSTVVSGFDREEDYTALLPKLSLAWHFSEDVMTYAAVAKAHKNGGFNDASAPAGDEAYGEEESWLYEVGVKSFALDKRLMVNLSAFYTTIDSEQLPLFEVSVKQGYLANAGKSHRAGLELESRFKLASSLTLSGNASWIDARFDEYEDEVLGVDYAGKQVFCVPEYSYELALDYRDQVTVDWDLFGRVGVSGVGPQYFDNANTVKQEAYELVNMRLGARWKQLECSLWAKNLLDRQYVAFENTTAGLAEDGKPRTFGVSVDYTF, from the coding sequence ATGCGTGTAGTTATATGGAGTTTTGTATTTTCTGTTTTTATAATGGGGATTTGCCCAGAAGCGTGGGCCGCTTCTGGAGATGAAAAAACTGTCAGTAATGATCTGATTTTGGAGCCGGTTGTAGTCAAAGCGGAAAAACGGTCCGAAGAAGCTCAGAATGTGCCTGCCAGTATTACTGTTTTGGAGCAGAATGATATTCGGGAAATGGGCATCGCCGATATGAGTGATCTCGCCGAGCATGTACCCAATTTAGAATTTCATGATTTCGGGAGCAGCAGGCATGGACTACTTTTCTTGCGCGGTATCAAGAGCCTGCCTGGAGAAGGCCCCGGCACTGGATTCAATGTAGATGGCGTCAGTTATTCGAAGTCGTACATGTTTGGTTTTCCTCTTTTTGATGTGGATCGTATCGAGGTGCTCAGAGGGGCGCAAGGGACCTTGTACGGGCGAAATACAACCGGTGGCGTTATCAATATTTATACAGCCCAGCCAGGCAATGAATTTACGTCCACTATAGGAACCACGTTTGGCAATTTTGGAGCCAAGGAGTTGCGAGCCAACGTCAGCGGCCCTCTGATTGAAGACAAGCTCTTTCTGGGACTTTATGGGTTGGGTGACGTCGAAGAAGGCTTCATGGAAAATGATGTCGATACCGGCGGAGATGATGGCCGCAGCAAAGAAGGCAAGGCTGGTCGTGTGAAATTACGTTATCTGGCCTCCGAGGATTGGGACATGACGTTATCTTTAGATGCCCAGCATCGTGACGACGGAGCTTTTCCTTGCCGACGGACCGAACGCAACGCCTATGTCCAAGGTAATATTTTCCCTGCTGATGACGAATATCACTATTCTCACGATTTTGAAGGCAGTCAGGATGTCGATTTTTGGGGTGCCGGCTTGGATTCGAAGTGGACAACGGCCCTTGGCACGGTTCAGTCAATCACTGGATACAGAGGCTACGACAGTTCCGAATGGATTGATGCTGATTTTTCTCCACTGGATTTCATGCGAAAGAGCTACCGTCAGGTGGACAAGGATTTTTCCCAAGAATTTCGCATGATGTCACCGGACGGGAACGGGCCATTGAAATGGATTGCCGGATTGTATCTTTTCCATCTGGATTCCGAAACTAGAGTGGACAATATCTTTGGCGCTGACGCGCCAAGTCCCGGAATGATGGTGCAATTTGATACGGATCGCCAGAATACCGGATGCGCGTTGTTTGGAGAAGGGACATATACGTTGTTTTCCAAATTGGATCTGACTTTAGGATTGCGTGGTGAATATGAGCATGCCGAAGGCGATTCTACGCGGACGAATGTTCAGGCGGATGGAACGTCAACGGTGGTTTCTGGTTTTGACCGGGAGGAAGATTATACCGCTTTGCTCCCCAAGTTGTCTCTTGCCTGGCATTTCTCCGAAGATGTCATGACATATGCTGCTGTGGCTAAGGCGCACAAGAATGGCGGGTTCAACGATGCGTCTGCTCCGGCTGGAGACGAAGCGTATGGCGAAGAAGAAAGTTGGCTGTATGAAGTCGGTGTGAAGTCATTTGCGCTTGATAAGCGTTTGATGGTCAACCTTTCGGCATTTTATACGACCATCGACAGCGAGCAACTTCCATTATTTGAGGTTTCGGTCAAACAGGGATATCTGGCGAACGCTGGTAAGTCCCATCGGGCTGGGCTTGAATTGGAGAGTCGTTTCAAACTGGCCTCATCGTTGACATTGAGCGGAAATGCTTCATGGATTGATGCGCGTTTTGATGAGTACGAGGATGAGGTTCTTGGCGTGGATTATGCGGGTAAACAGGTTTTTTGTGTCCCGGAATACTCCTACGAATTGGCGTTGGATTATCGAGATCAGGTCACTGTGGATTGGGATTTGTTTGGACGTGTCGGAGTGAGTGGCGTCGGACCTCAGTATTTTGACAACGCCAATACCGTCAAACAGGAAGCGTATGAACTGGTGAATATGCGCTTGGGTGCCCGGTGGAAACAATTGGAATGCAGCCTATGGGCCAAGAACCTGCTTGATCGTCAGTATGTGGCGTTTGAAAATACCACGGCAGGCTTGGCAGAAGATGGTAAGCCTCGGACTTTTGGAGTCTCGGTGGATTATACCTTTTAA
- a CDS encoding helix-turn-helix domain-containing protein produces MKIKIFTTGAFLLFSNADQVSSSSCSSTSVASSTLVRNFPTLNIEDKKAWFGRLWQEEQLSEGLFVSVFDASLSHDFSLEFGKDNALIDFGFFLEGTFVNTVNSLARGPVEFENRAGEYGVGYVSEMNGSFHLPARRKTRVMHLHVLPSTLGEMLGWDLERVSPCLLKVLENKRNSAFVHHRRQTALVQAVANELFYSIKKRSDIKMYIEGKVLELLALALTDSPGMSAVPSVCPRLRDVLHAVREELEKNYASPPTLSEISAQYHMPIATVQAGFKTLFGMSVFAFVKEYRLQRAKLFFAEGNMNVSQVAWDIGYTNLSHFSAAYKKRFGVLPKAYLKSLREHLHTF; encoded by the coding sequence ATGAAAATCAAAATCTTTACAACGGGAGCCTTTCTTTTGTTTTCAAATGCTGACCAGGTTTCCAGCAGTTCGTGTTCTTCAACCAGCGTTGCGTCGTCCACGTTGGTGCGGAATTTTCCGACCTTGAATATTGAAGATAAAAAGGCATGGTTTGGTCGTTTGTGGCAGGAAGAACAATTGAGCGAAGGTTTATTTGTCAGTGTCTTTGACGCATCGTTGTCTCATGATTTTTCATTGGAGTTTGGCAAAGACAATGCCTTGATTGATTTTGGTTTTTTTTTGGAAGGAACATTTGTCAACACAGTGAATTCGTTGGCTCGAGGTCCCGTTGAATTCGAGAATCGAGCAGGGGAGTACGGCGTAGGGTACGTATCGGAAATGAATGGCTCGTTTCATTTGCCTGCCCGGAGGAAAACACGTGTCATGCATTTGCATGTGTTGCCTTCCACTCTTGGAGAGATGCTTGGATGGGATTTGGAGCGAGTCTCACCCTGTTTGCTTAAGGTCTTGGAAAATAAAAGAAACAGTGCTTTTGTGCATCACCGTCGACAGACAGCTCTTGTGCAAGCGGTAGCCAATGAGTTGTTTTATAGCATTAAAAAACGTTCCGATATCAAGATGTATATAGAGGGAAAGGTCCTCGAACTGCTGGCGCTTGCTCTTACAGATTCACCAGGCATGAGCGCGGTGCCGTCTGTGTGTCCCCGGTTGCGGGATGTCTTGCATGCCGTTCGCGAAGAGCTGGAGAAAAATTACGCATCACCACCGACTCTTTCCGAGATTTCAGCGCAATATCATATGCCCATTGCAACCGTACAAGCTGGGTTCAAGACCCTTTTCGGTATGTCCGTCTTTGCCTTTGTCAAAGAGTATCGTCTGCAAAGAGCCAAGTTGTTTTTTGCCGAAGGAAATATGAATGTCAGTCAGGTGGCTTGGGATATCGGATACACCAATTTGAGTCATTTTTCCGCCGCGTATAAAAAGCGTTTTGGCGTATTGCCGAAAGCCTATCTTAAATCTCTTCGTGAACATCTCCATACTTTTTAG
- a CDS encoding outer membrane lipoprotein-sorting protein: protein MKKVLFGVAVIMTLLLMASAAFATNTLDADTIVRKANHAALYLGETCKGRVTLTITDSQDRVRKRELNILRKDMPGGDQAQRYMTYFRSPADVRKMSFLVHKTVEPGQDDARWLYMPGLDLVKRIAAGDKRTSFAGSDFLYEDISGRNMSEDIHERQNDVDGYLVIKNTPKVPSSVEFSHYMAYIDRETFIPMKLEYFKGDMLYRVMDVLKVEKIPSGDGEKEFPTVTESRFKNLETGSSTIMTFTNIRYDIPLKENIFGERYLRRPPREVMR from the coding sequence ATGAAAAAAGTCTTATTTGGAGTGGCGGTGATCATGACACTGCTTTTGATGGCAAGTGCTGCCTTTGCGACGAATACTCTGGATGCCGACACCATTGTCAGGAAGGCCAACCATGCGGCTCTTTATTTGGGAGAGACCTGCAAAGGGAGGGTTACTCTGACAATTACTGATAGTCAGGATCGTGTTCGCAAAAGAGAGTTGAATATCTTGAGAAAGGATATGCCAGGAGGCGATCAGGCTCAGAGGTATATGACCTATTTCAGGTCTCCGGCGGATGTCCGCAAAATGTCGTTTCTTGTGCACAAAACAGTGGAACCGGGGCAGGACGATGCCCGTTGGCTGTATATGCCGGGACTGGATCTGGTGAAAAGAATCGCTGCCGGTGACAAACGGACCAGTTTTGCCGGATCGGATTTTCTCTATGAGGACATTTCCGGACGCAACATGAGCGAGGATATCCATGAACGGCAGAATGATGTGGATGGATATCTGGTGATCAAGAATACGCCCAAGGTCCCATCGAGTGTCGAGTTCTCCCATTACATGGCGTATATTGATCGTGAAACGTTTATCCCCATGAAGTTGGAGTACTTCAAGGGCGACATGTTATATCGCGTGATGGACGTCCTCAAGGTAGAAAAAATTCCTTCAGGTGACGGAGAAAAAGAGTTCCCCACCGTCACGGAATCTCGATTTAAAAATCTTGAAACCGGAAGTTCAACAATCATGACGTTTACCAATATTCGTTATGATATCCCTCTCAAGGAAAATATCTTCGGAGAACGTTACCTCAGGAGACCGCCCAGAGAGGTGATGCGATGA
- a CDS encoding efflux RND transporter permease subunit gives MKRIKNSMVAFAVSHYKATILLTFLVTIIAGSFFPQVQIDTDPEHMLPENEPSRMFHNQAKETFNLSEIVVLGIVNEDNPDGVFNPKTLSHIHELARYAKTLRWKSEEALGKSGGVISVDMIAPSLVEHISQSGPGTVSFDWLMPNPPGNRDEALRVRDRIMSNPMLAGRLASADGEALCLYLPLTDKRLSYKVYNALNEKVATMGMEDEVHITGLPVAQDAIGVEMFTEMMVSSPLAMATIFLLLYFFFRKLSLTVLPMIIATFSVVITMGFMIGLGFKIHIMSSMIPVFLMSIAVVDSIHILSEFFDSYTAEKGRNKTIREVLGTLFMPMLYTSLTSAAGFMSLALTPIPPVQVFGVFVGAGIMVAWLLTIMFVPAFIMVLPKRAFANFGFVVKQEQKASPLSRLLVRIGRFSFRQAKPLIVLFGVLLVISVWGITKIRINDNPVKWFAESHPIRKADTSLNKHFKGTYPAYLILEGEKNQTVTDEEQYEISRRFTTFSRNVEGDGQSGRLADQLLKLLHAKTSYAQDESFLDSAIALAEKRAETAESDNDYFTFEEYRNFFSLEKEKRKPFKQPEVLDYIVRLQDQLQSQGLVGKSVSSADVVSKINQEMIDGKNNNYRIPEKLQGVGECYMQYQQSHRPHDLWHFVTPDYSSACTMFQLASGDNKVMEAVETFVDEYFKANPPPVELSHRWAGLTYINVAWQNQMVEGMLRSFVGSFGIVLLMTIFLFRSVKWGLLCMIPLTMTISLIYGFIGIIGKDYDMPVAVLGVLTLGMSVDFAIHFVERCRSIHSSTGSWEKTLPRMFGAPARAISRNVLVIAIGFLPLLISSLVPYQTTSMLLSAIMLLSGVLTLVAMPAIITIATRWFFPDEPARQQS, from the coding sequence ATGAAACGAATCAAGAATTCAATGGTGGCCTTCGCGGTCAGCCATTACAAAGCAACAATTTTGTTGACGTTTCTGGTGACGATTATTGCGGGATCGTTTTTCCCCCAAGTTCAAATTGACACGGACCCGGAGCACATGCTTCCGGAAAACGAACCATCCAGAATGTTTCACAACCAGGCCAAGGAAACCTTTAATCTTTCCGAAATAGTTGTTCTCGGAATTGTCAATGAAGACAACCCCGACGGAGTCTTTAATCCGAAGACCCTGAGCCATATTCATGAGCTTGCTCGATATGCAAAGACGCTACGGTGGAAGTCTGAAGAGGCTTTGGGGAAAAGCGGAGGTGTCATCAGTGTTGACATGATCGCCCCGTCTTTGGTGGAGCACATAAGCCAGTCCGGGCCTGGTACTGTCTCTTTTGATTGGCTCATGCCAAATCCTCCCGGGAATAGGGATGAGGCTTTACGCGTACGTGATCGGATAATGTCCAACCCGATGCTTGCGGGGCGGTTGGCTTCCGCAGACGGGGAGGCCCTTTGTCTGTATTTGCCTCTGACGGACAAACGTCTGAGTTACAAAGTCTACAACGCGCTGAATGAAAAAGTTGCGACAATGGGCATGGAAGATGAGGTGCACATCACAGGTTTACCTGTGGCTCAGGACGCCATAGGCGTTGAAATGTTTACTGAAATGATGGTGTCTTCCCCCCTGGCCATGGCTACCATTTTCCTTCTTCTGTATTTCTTTTTCAGAAAGCTATCGTTGACCGTTCTGCCCATGATTATTGCCACATTTTCGGTGGTCATAACCATGGGTTTTATGATCGGACTCGGTTTCAAGATTCACATTATGAGTTCCATGATACCGGTATTCCTCATGTCAATCGCCGTTGTGGATTCCATCCATATCCTTTCGGAATTCTTCGATTCCTACACAGCTGAAAAGGGGCGCAACAAAACGATACGTGAGGTTTTGGGAACGCTTTTCATGCCCATGCTTTACACGTCGCTGACTTCGGCCGCTGGTTTCATGTCCCTGGCTCTGACGCCTATCCCCCCCGTACAGGTTTTCGGTGTGTTTGTGGGGGCGGGGATCATGGTCGCGTGGCTGTTGACCATAATGTTCGTGCCGGCATTTATCATGGTTCTTCCCAAAAGAGCCTTTGCCAATTTCGGTTTCGTCGTGAAACAGGAACAAAAGGCCTCTCCGCTTTCCCGGCTTCTCGTTCGTATTGGGCGGTTTTCTTTCAGACAGGCAAAGCCCCTTATCGTTTTGTTTGGAGTTCTTCTGGTAATTTCGGTGTGGGGTATTACCAAGATCAGGATAAACGACAACCCTGTAAAATGGTTTGCTGAGAGTCACCCCATTCGTAAGGCGGATACCTCCTTGAATAAACATTTCAAGGGGACTTATCCCGCCTATCTCATATTGGAGGGTGAAAAAAATCAGACTGTCACCGATGAAGAACAATATGAAATCAGTCGTCGGTTTACGACTTTTTCTCGAAATGTAGAGGGCGACGGTCAATCAGGTCGGTTGGCGGATCAGTTGCTGAAACTGCTGCACGCGAAAACGTCTTACGCACAGGACGAGTCGTTTTTGGATTCGGCCATAGCGCTTGCTGAAAAGCGTGCAGAAACCGCGGAGTCTGACAACGATTACTTCACCTTTGAGGAATATCGTAATTTCTTCAGCCTTGAGAAGGAAAAGAGAAAACCTTTCAAGCAGCCGGAGGTGCTCGACTATATTGTTCGTCTGCAGGATCAACTTCAGAGCCAGGGGCTGGTTGGAAAAAGCGTCTCTTCAGCGGACGTGGTCAGCAAGATCAATCAGGAAATGATTGATGGCAAGAATAACAATTATCGTATCCCGGAGAAGTTGCAGGGCGTCGGCGAATGCTACATGCAGTATCAGCAGAGCCATCGTCCCCATGATCTGTGGCATTTCGTGACCCCTGACTATTCCAGTGCTTGCACCATGTTTCAGCTTGCAAGTGGAGACAATAAGGTGATGGAGGCCGTGGAGACGTTTGTTGACGAGTACTTCAAGGCCAATCCTCCGCCAGTCGAATTGTCTCACCGATGGGCTGGGCTGACCTACATCAATGTAGCCTGGCAGAACCAAATGGTGGAAGGCATGTTGCGTTCATTTGTGGGTAGCTTCGGTATAGTTCTGCTCATGACCATCTTCCTGTTCCGTTCGGTGAAATGGGGCCTGCTATGCATGATTCCGCTGACCATGACCATTTCTCTGATCTATGGATTCATCGGTATAATCGGCAAGGATTATGACATGCCCGTGGCTGTCCTTGGTGTACTCACACTTGGCATGTCCGTGGATTTCGCAATTCACTTCGTGGAGAGATGCCGGTCCATTCATTCAAGCACTGGATCGTGGGAGAAAACACTACCCCGCATGTTCGGCGCACCGGCAAGAGCCATCAGTCGAAATGTACTGGTCATTGCCATTGGATTCCTGCCTTTGTTGATTTCGTCTCTTGTTCCCTATCAAACAACAAGCATGCTTCTGTCTGCCATCATGCTGCTTTCAGGCGTACTCACCCTTGTCGCCATGCCCGCCATAATAACGATTGCAACACGATGGTTTTTCCCTGACGAGCCGGCACGGCAACAGTCATGA
- a CDS encoding TetR/AcrR family transcriptional regulator, which translates to MSKKQLDIILAATSEFEMRGFSGTSMEKIAAAAGVSKRTLYKYYGSKEVVFSAIIKHLQQSTSLEQCPQYLSEKPLREQLVEVIHAMLMHLNEEEHIRLARIVISEVVRKPELSDILSDTVDFTSNAPFQWICSAINDGSLRQVEPTKALTHLTGLVKSIGLWSRLIFCAPALNEEEMRTFSEEYADFFLSYYQI; encoded by the coding sequence ATGAGCAAAAAACAGTTGGATATCATTCTAGCGGCAACCAGCGAATTTGAGATGCGTGGTTTTTCCGGAACAAGCATGGAAAAGATTGCAGCCGCAGCCGGAGTGTCCAAAAGGACACTGTACAAATATTACGGAAGCAAAGAGGTCGTTTTTTCGGCCATTATAAAACACCTTCAGCAAAGCACCAGCCTTGAACAATGTCCACAATACCTGTCAGAAAAGCCCCTCAGGGAGCAACTTGTGGAGGTTATTCACGCCATGCTTATGCACTTGAACGAAGAAGAACACATCAGACTTGCCCGAATTGTCATTTCGGAAGTGGTCAGAAAACCGGAATTAAGTGACATTCTTTCTGACACTGTCGATTTTACAAGCAATGCACCTTTTCAATGGATATGCTCGGCCATTAATGACGGCAGCCTGCGTCAGGTCGAACCGACAAAAGCGCTGACCCACCTGACCGGACTGGTAAAATCAATTGGCTTATGGTCAAGGCTCATCTTTTGCGCCCCTGCCCTGAACGAAGAAGAGATGCGCACATTCTCAGAAGAGTACGCTGACTTCTTTTTAAGTTACTATCAAATTTGA
- a CDS encoding DUF4238 domain-containing protein: MSAHGGGLFEKFFERFNSESFYSFFIHGAAFKVGASLIQDEYDIVFVNNMSEKSFVTSDQPVINTYISDNMERPLNHDELELYYPLNPKLAMLLTKKAKYLNIENIQADNDDVLQYNKMLSGNAWHFVYGLNKEDVIEAVGA; this comes from the coding sequence ATGTCTGCTCATGGGGGAGGGCTGTTTGAGAAGTTCTTCGAAAGATTCAATTCTGAATCTTTTTATTCTTTTTTTATTCATGGGGCCGCATTTAAAGTTGGAGCATCATTGATTCAAGATGAGTATGATATTGTATTTGTTAACAATATGAGTGAAAAGAGTTTTGTAACATCAGATCAGCCAGTGATTAATACATATATTAGTGACAACATGGAGAGGCCGCTAAATCACGATGAGTTAGAACTTTACTACCCTCTAAATCCCAAGCTTGCTATGTTGCTGACGAAGAAAGCGAAATATTTGAATATAGAAAATATACAAGCAGATAACGATGACGTTTTGCAGTATAACAAAATGCTATCTGGTAATGCTTGGCATTTTGTGTATGGGCTAAACAAAGAGGATGTGATTGAAGCTGTTGGCGCTTGA
- a CDS encoding AMP-binding protein: MNSSLFFTSGSTGKPKPATHSFTSHTQEVKALARLFRSNKRIVSFVPRHHIYGFLFSILLPKALGVEVRWEAPLPTPGLIKPLKDDDLIIAFPLLWRKIAEMKVPFIKDINGVTSTGPCPAEIIDELKSNGLKLMYEIYGSSETGDVGFRNDHKNGYTLLRHWEKTDQNSQLKRKNATGEHMEYSLQDIIDWHDETTFTPKRRTDNAIQIAGVNVYPSRVMKILATHPDIVDCAVRIMQPNEGTRLKAFIVPATGRKKTSQLESSIRKWAKERLSPNEMPTSWTFGHKVPVNELGKQADWRA; the protein is encoded by the coding sequence TTGAATTCATCACTTTTTTTCACATCTGGAAGTACAGGTAAACCTAAACCGGCAACCCATAGTTTCACTTCACATACACAGGAAGTAAAAGCTCTAGCCCGATTATTTCGAAGCAATAAACGTATTGTAAGCTTTGTCCCACGACACCATATTTATGGATTTCTCTTCTCCATTTTACTCCCAAAAGCCTTAGGAGTTGAAGTCAGGTGGGAGGCTCCATTGCCCACGCCAGGACTCATCAAACCTTTGAAAGATGACGACCTCATAATTGCTTTTCCGCTTCTGTGGAGAAAAATTGCCGAAATGAAAGTTCCATTCATAAAGGACATTAACGGGGTGACTTCCACTGGCCCTTGCCCTGCAGAAATTATTGACGAACTAAAAAGCAACGGCCTCAAGCTCATGTATGAAATTTACGGTTCATCGGAAACCGGAGATGTTGGTTTTCGTAATGATCACAAAAACGGTTATACCTTACTTCGCCACTGGGAAAAAACCGACCAAAATTCCCAACTGAAACGAAAAAACGCAACAGGTGAGCATATGGAATACTCCCTTCAAGATATCATTGATTGGCACGACGAAACTACATTTACACCCAAACGTAGGACGGACAATGCAATCCAGATTGCAGGTGTCAACGTTTATCCTTCGCGCGTAATGAAGATTCTTGCTACCCACCCAGATATTGTGGATTGTGCCGTCAGGATCATGCAACCGAATGAAGGAACCAGACTGAAAGCATTCATCGTTCCTGCCACAGGAAGAAAAAAAACATCCCAACTAGAATCTTCCATACGAAAATGGGCTAAAGAACGCCTCTCTCCAAACGAAATGCCAACATCTTGGACATTCGGTCACAAGGTCCCCGTCAATGAATTAGGCAAGCAAGCTGACTGGCGGGCATAA